A part of Solicola gregarius genomic DNA contains:
- a CDS encoding cold-shock protein, which translates to MPTGKVKWYDADKGFGFLSKDEGGDVFVRSDALPSDVTALKSGTRVEFGIVQGRKGDQALQVRLLDKPPSVAKAKARASRKPPEEMVVIVEDLIGLLDGLGEGYRHGRHPDSRTAKPTASLLRALADQLDS; encoded by the coding sequence GTGCCCACTGGCAAGGTGAAGTGGTACGACGCCGACAAGGGTTTCGGCTTCCTGAGCAAGGACGAGGGCGGCGACGTCTTCGTCCGGTCCGACGCGCTGCCGTCGGACGTGACGGCCCTGAAGTCGGGCACGCGGGTCGAGTTCGGCATCGTGCAGGGACGCAAGGGCGACCAGGCCCTGCAGGTACGCCTTCTCGACAAGCCGCCGTCGGTCGCGAAGGCGAAGGCGCGGGCGAGTCGTAAGCCGCCCGAGGAGATGGTCGTGATCGTCGAAGACCTGATCGGTCTCCTCGACGGCCTCGGCGAGGGCTACCGGCACGGCCGGCACCCGGACTCCCGAACGGCGAAGCCGACCGCCTCACTGCTCCGCGCACTCGCCGACCAGCTCGACTCGTAG
- a CDS encoding YihY/virulence factor BrkB family protein, translated as MSTLTERIDGFQRRHAVLGYPIAVIYKFGDDQGNYLAAMITYYAFIAIFPLLLLGTSLLGLFLQGDDALRDEIFNSALGQFPVIGDRLAQPDELSGSTASVTIGLLVALYGSLGVAQAGQHAINVAWAVPRNARPNPIVSRLKSVVLLLIAGLALLATAIGSTFARNSDVLGGPIGSMPGWVIPVATTVLFASIFTALFRLASAYDHRLRSAAPGAIAVAVAWHFLQQVGEIYVREVLQGASEVNGTFALVLGLIGLIYIGAFIVVFGIEINVVLAKRLYPRALLTPFTDNVDLTEADKRAYAGYVRAQRHKGYELVDVRFDRRTPRSEATRSEPAEDVPAEDVPAEDVPAEDVPAKGTRLDDDPVDLEPEATLEVPADPNGFAGRGEDAWTDD; from the coding sequence GTGTCCACCCTGACCGAGCGGATCGACGGCTTCCAGCGCCGTCATGCCGTGCTCGGCTATCCGATCGCCGTCATCTACAAGTTCGGCGACGACCAGGGCAACTATCTCGCGGCGATGATCACGTACTACGCATTCATCGCGATCTTCCCGCTGCTCCTCCTGGGCACATCGCTGCTGGGCCTTTTCCTGCAGGGCGACGACGCCCTTCGCGACGAGATCTTCAACTCCGCACTCGGCCAGTTCCCGGTGATCGGCGACCGGCTCGCGCAACCCGATGAGCTCAGCGGGAGCACGGCCTCGGTGACGATCGGCCTGCTCGTCGCGTTGTACGGCTCACTCGGGGTCGCGCAGGCCGGTCAGCACGCGATCAACGTGGCATGGGCAGTGCCGCGAAACGCGCGGCCGAACCCGATCGTCTCGCGGCTCAAGAGCGTCGTCCTGCTGCTGATCGCCGGGCTCGCCCTGCTCGCGACGGCGATCGGGTCGACGTTCGCCCGCAACTCCGATGTGCTCGGTGGCCCGATCGGGTCGATGCCGGGTTGGGTGATCCCGGTTGCGACCACGGTGCTGTTCGCGTCCATCTTCACCGCGTTGTTCAGGCTCGCCTCGGCGTACGACCATCGCCTGCGCAGCGCCGCACCCGGCGCGATCGCGGTCGCGGTCGCGTGGCACTTCCTGCAGCAAGTCGGCGAGATCTACGTACGCGAGGTGCTCCAGGGGGCGAGCGAGGTCAACGGTACGTTCGCGCTGGTCCTCGGACTCATCGGGTTGATCTACATCGGCGCGTTCATCGTCGTCTTCGGGATCGAGATCAACGTCGTACTCGCCAAGCGCCTCTACCCGCGCGCGCTGCTCACCCCGTTCACCGACAACGTCGACCTCACCGAGGCCGACAAACGCGCGTACGCCGGCTACGTGCGGGCACAGCGGCACAAGGGCTACGAGCTGGTGGACGTGCGGTTCGACCGCCGCACCCCGCGTTCGGAGGCCACCCGGAGCGAGCCCGCCGAGGACGTGCCGGCAGAAGACGTGCCGGCAGAAGACGTGCCGGCGGAGGACGTGCCCGCCAAGGGCACTCGGCTCGACGACGACCCCGTGGACCTCGAGCCGGAGGCGACGCTGGAGGTGCCGGCCGACCCCAACGGCTTCGCCGGGCGCGGCGAGGATGCATGGACCGACGACTAG
- a CDS encoding DUF6463 family protein: MYGSRWGSVGMWDTWGGRGAAASRRAGRLCGPLLIATGIIHLAYGVVAGWDSVAALITDGIGSAESGSATRESWFWFLVAGIPMLLVGQLVTRHHARTGEVPAFLGWYLVAFAALVYFIPVSGFWLFWPQAALAFSAAYAAQRAPEVSSHAA; the protein is encoded by the coding sequence GTGTATGGAAGTCGATGGGGGTCGGTCGGAATGTGGGATACCTGGGGCGGACGCGGTGCCGCGGCCTCCCGCCGCGCGGGCAGGCTCTGCGGCCCGTTGCTCATCGCGACTGGCATCATTCATCTGGCGTACGGCGTCGTCGCCGGTTGGGACAGCGTCGCCGCGCTGATCACCGACGGCATCGGCAGCGCCGAAAGCGGCTCGGCGACCAGGGAGTCGTGGTTCTGGTTCCTGGTCGCGGGCATTCCGATGCTGCTCGTCGGCCAGCTGGTCACCCGGCACCATGCGCGTACGGGCGAGGTGCCGGCCTTCCTGGGTTGGTACCTCGTGGCGTTCGCTGCGCTCGTCTACTTCATACCGGTGAGCGGGTTCTGGCTGTTCTGGCCGCAGGCGGCCCTGGCGTTCTCCGCCGCGTACGCCGCCCAGCGCGCGCCGGAGGTGAGCTCCCATGCTGCTTGA
- a CDS encoding TetR/AcrR family transcriptional regulator codes for MSRGQVSRQDWLNAALDALADGGVAAVRVDVLARRLGMTRGSFYWHFKDRDALVAAALEEWELVCTTRTIEQLETIADPGERLRTLLTHALDIEALSRLEPAIVAHAGDPVVAPILRRVTERRVDFLAEVYAELGYDRGDARHQALVAYAAYTGWLQLRSTAPDVLPELADAGRTGEVARAYLADRLISRPVSR; via the coding sequence ATGTCAAGAGGTCAGGTTTCCCGCCAGGACTGGCTGAATGCCGCGCTCGACGCACTCGCGGACGGCGGAGTCGCGGCCGTGCGGGTCGACGTGCTCGCACGCCGACTCGGCATGACGCGCGGCAGCTTCTACTGGCACTTCAAGGACCGAGACGCGCTCGTCGCCGCCGCGCTCGAGGAGTGGGAGCTGGTGTGCACGACGCGCACGATCGAGCAGCTCGAGACGATCGCCGATCCGGGCGAACGCCTTCGTACGCTGCTGACGCACGCTCTCGACATCGAGGCGCTCTCCCGGCTCGAGCCCGCAATCGTGGCGCATGCCGGCGACCCGGTCGTCGCACCGATCCTGCGCCGGGTCACCGAGCGCCGCGTCGACTTCCTTGCGGAGGTCTACGCCGAGCTCGGGTACGACCGCGGCGATGCCCGACACCAGGCCCTCGTCGCGTACGCCGCGTACACCGGATGGCTACAGCTGCGCAGCACGGCTCCCGACGTACTCCCCGAGCTCGCCGACGCGGGCCGCACGGGCGAGGTGGCACGCGCCTATCTCGCCGACCGATTGATCTCGCGCCCCGTGTCGCGGTGA
- a CDS encoding AMP-binding protein: MSSLSYVSGTSEVPLLGDTIGGNLERTVATHGDREALVEVQSGRRWTYAEFNADVDAFALGLLARGIAKGDRIGIWSPNCAEWTIAQYATAKVGAILVNVNPAYRTHELSYAINQSGMRMLITASVFKTSDYAAMVDEVRPECGHLETVIHIGGDDWAELVAAGERHDRDALRNRMSELSTDDPINIQYTSGTTGYPKGATLSHHNILNNGFFVTDTIEFTERDRLCIPVPFYHCFGMVMGNLGCTTHGATMVIPAPAFDPAATLQAVQDEQCTALYGVPTMFIAEVNHPDFASYDLSTLRTGIMAGSPCPVEVMKRCMTDMHMEQVSIAYGMTETSPVSMQTRPDDDVERRTATVGRVHPHVEVKIIDPVSGLTVERGASGEFCTRGYSVMLGYWPLHDDEGAAKTRGAIDDARWMHTGDLAEMRDDGYAQIVGRIKDMVIRGGENLYPREIEEFLYTHPDITDVQVVGVPDEKYGEELCAWVQLRAGASSLDAEALAAFCEGRLARHKVPRYVLTVDQFPMTVTGKVRKVQMRKESLERLGIDPAAAGSTA, from the coding sequence ATGAGCTCCTTGTCGTACGTGTCCGGAACGTCCGAAGTCCCCTTGCTGGGCGACACGATCGGGGGCAACCTCGAACGCACGGTCGCGACGCACGGTGACCGCGAGGCACTCGTCGAGGTGCAGAGCGGGCGCCGCTGGACGTACGCCGAGTTCAATGCCGACGTCGACGCGTTCGCACTGGGTCTCCTGGCCCGCGGCATCGCCAAGGGCGACCGCATCGGCATCTGGTCACCGAACTGCGCGGAGTGGACCATCGCGCAGTACGCGACCGCGAAGGTCGGTGCGATCCTGGTCAACGTCAACCCGGCGTACCGCACGCACGAGCTGTCGTACGCGATCAACCAGTCGGGCATGCGGATGCTGATCACCGCTTCGGTGTTCAAGACCAGCGACTACGCGGCGATGGTCGACGAGGTACGCCCCGAGTGCGGCCACCTCGAGACGGTGATCCACATCGGCGGCGACGACTGGGCAGAGCTGGTGGCGGCAGGGGAGAGGCACGATCGCGACGCACTGCGCAACCGCATGTCCGAGCTGAGCACCGACGATCCGATCAACATCCAGTACACCTCCGGTACGACCGGCTACCCGAAGGGTGCGACGCTCAGTCACCACAACATCCTGAACAACGGGTTCTTCGTCACCGACACGATCGAGTTCACCGAGCGCGACCGGCTGTGCATCCCGGTCCCCTTCTACCACTGTTTCGGCATGGTGATGGGCAACCTCGGCTGCACGACCCACGGAGCGACGATGGTGATACCTGCACCCGCTTTCGACCCGGCCGCGACGCTGCAGGCGGTGCAGGACGAGCAGTGCACCGCGCTGTACGGCGTACCGACGATGTTCATCGCCGAGGTGAACCATCCGGATTTCGCGTCGTACGACCTGTCGACGCTACGCACGGGCATCATGGCCGGCTCGCCCTGCCCGGTCGAGGTGATGAAGCGCTGCATGACCGACATGCACATGGAGCAGGTGTCCATCGCGTACGGCATGACGGAGACATCGCCGGTATCGATGCAGACCCGCCCCGACGACGATGTCGAGCGACGTACCGCGACCGTCGGACGCGTGCACCCGCATGTCGAGGTCAAGATCATCGACCCGGTCTCCGGCCTGACCGTCGAGCGCGGGGCGTCTGGGGAGTTCTGCACCCGTGGCTACTCGGTCATGCTGGGCTACTGGCCCCTCCATGACGACGAGGGCGCTGCGAAGACGCGCGGGGCGATCGACGACGCGCGCTGGATGCACACCGGCGACCTCGCGGAGATGCGCGACGACGGGTACGCACAAATAGTCGGCCGGATCAAGGACATGGTCATCCGCGGCGGTGAGAACCTCTACCCGCGCGAGATCGAGGAGTTCCTGTACACACATCCCGACATCACCGACGTGCAGGTGGTCGGCGTACCCGATGAGAAGTACGGCGAGGAGCTGTGTGCGTGGGTGCAGTTGCGTGCCGGCGCTTCGTCGCTCGACGCCGAGGCCCTCGCTGCCTTCTGCGAGGGCAGACTCGCCCGGCACAAGGTCCCTCGATACGTCCTGACGGTCGACCAGTTCCCGATGACTGTCACCGGCAAGGTACGCAAGGTGCAGATGCGCAAGGAGTCGCTCGAGCGGCTCGGCATCGACCCCGCGGCGGCGGGCTCGACCGCGTAG